The sequence CTGGCACTGGCGGCGAGGGCGGGGGCCACGCGTTGGCAGGCGGCGGCGGCGAGCAGGGCGCCGGCGAGGGCGTGGGTGATGTTGTCCATGAAGGGAAGAACGGATGAGTCGGGCGCTGGGGTTCAACCGGACGGGCTCGCGGAGGCGTCGCGGCGCGCTTTGGATGACGCACGGAATGAAACGATGAGCGCGCATGGTGTCGAACCCGCGATGGTCGGGAATGCACCCTGTCGCGCGCTGCGCCCGTCCCCGCCTGCCCCACCCTTGCGCCCTCGGCGCCGCCGAGCCGAACGTATGTCCATGCCTGCCGCCGTCGATCGATACTACACGCGGGACGAAGTGCTCGTCCTCCCGGACGACGGGAATCGCTACGAGCTGGTGTACGGGGAACTCCTGGTGACCCCGTCGCCCGCCGTCTCGCACCAGCTGGTGGTCGGACGACTGTTCGCGGCGCTCCACGCCTACGTCGAGCGGCATGCGGTCGGCCGAGCGTTCGTCTCGCCGGCCGACCTGTCGTGGGGGCGGGAGGACATCATCGTGCAACCCGACATCTTCGTGTTGTCGCCGGGCGATGTGCGCGAAGACAGGTGGGAGCGGTTGCGGCACTTCGAACTGTTTGTCGAAGTGCTCAGTCCATCCACGGCGCGCTATGATCGCTTCACCAAGCGCCGCCTGTATCAGGAGATGCG comes from Gemmatimonadota bacterium and encodes:
- a CDS encoding Uma2 family endonuclease; translated protein: MPAAVDRYYTRDEVLVLPDDGNRYELVYGELLVTPSPAVSHQLVVGRLFAALHAYVERHAVGRAFVSPADLSWGREDIIVQPDIFVLSPGDVREDRWERLRHFELFVEVLSPSTARYDRFTKRRLYQEMRVPLYWVIDIGRRRAEVWTPEATMPMYEEERVRWEPAGAGEGMVMELAELFRA